In Nocardia sp. NBC_00403, one DNA window encodes the following:
- a CDS encoding DUF6603 domain-containing protein gives MDPEELLAKVAELLWGLARGAVTSLADALDLPVLAGETDPALSGKLLEPLANLPDQHSLLKLVHDLVGNISDAGSPLRAHGWKRSDGTRGLAFVLTKNGSRGVLAVSPGPVIDLVVTPNAVLDHSVVGAEWDLTVSVRTENAWTATFTQGGAAAAPAGTVAITVGKKALAVVGPGGLGISTQRVAATLAASPTTPAHVDISVEKFSARLLPAILAGLLGGSGAETSPTDLVLEMSRTEGLRFAEGRVRVERRINLQLPGISVRNFAVELGMVDGKFVLRPSVSVLAKPPALPMSASLDEVGIGIPILLPDRIGIGTDILADLPAGMGVDMLLGPVSGGGFFKKRGPDAYAGGLDVTLGVLHVTAFGLLQLPGNNNNPPLSLLVLLGAEFPYPGIQLGFGFAIDAVGGLVGINRRADTDHLRGLVSEGNADRILFPGNAIARADEIVGSLESCFPVAPGRFIVGPMVRINWGGRMVSVAVAVILELPDPGRALLLGRALIALPDPAVPLIRLQAGVYGKIVPAVPEVEIQVSLAGSWIVGIPVTGDIYLLFRGGDNAVFVLSAGGFHPKYTRPPGVPQLARLSMDLGGGVLGLRAESYLALTSNSLQFGAQLHLDATVAECGLEGWLGLDALFVWEPTLAFQAHVYAGVAVLAFGERLAGIGLDFTLEGPAPWHAYGKGSIEVLFWEVSLDFDVRWGDPAPLAQSTEDIFDHVAKAVGQRDAWAVERRAAQRAGIKFTETAKQDLAKGVVAQADSSLQVSQSVVPLGIAINRFHRRGVPTQTWQITSAHLDPEIELPRTIPVPEQFVPGEYFAMSDDEQLGRGAFEQHTGGFALSNTAAVKPGPAHVMDDRYETGYKVEPGWFPAPPAPRIILRLRGNFLAETFARTITAAERVDRWRLAQRPFENLVPKVVMNR, from the coding sequence ATGGACCCCGAGGAACTGTTGGCGAAAGTCGCGGAGCTGCTGTGGGGGCTGGCGCGGGGGGCGGTGACCTCACTCGCCGACGCTCTCGACTTGCCGGTGCTCGCCGGGGAGACCGACCCCGCGCTGAGTGGCAAGTTACTCGAGCCGCTGGCGAACCTGCCCGATCAGCACAGTCTGTTGAAGCTGGTGCACGACCTGGTCGGCAATATCAGCGACGCCGGCTCACCGCTGCGTGCACATGGCTGGAAGCGGTCCGACGGGACTCGCGGGCTCGCCTTCGTACTCACCAAGAACGGCTCTCGTGGGGTGCTCGCGGTGTCCCCGGGCCCGGTCATCGATCTTGTCGTCACCCCCAACGCGGTACTCGACCATTCGGTGGTCGGTGCCGAGTGGGATCTAACCGTGTCGGTCCGGACCGAGAACGCGTGGACCGCGACGTTCACCCAGGGCGGCGCGGCGGCGGCGCCCGCGGGCACCGTCGCCATCACTGTCGGCAAGAAAGCACTTGCTGTTGTTGGACCGGGCGGACTCGGGATCTCGACGCAGCGCGTCGCGGCAACCTTGGCCGCATCCCCGACCACCCCGGCGCATGTCGACATCAGTGTCGAAAAGTTCTCGGCCAGACTGCTACCCGCGATCCTGGCCGGGTTGCTGGGCGGCAGCGGCGCGGAGACCTCACCGACCGATCTCGTCCTGGAGATGAGCCGGACCGAAGGTCTGCGCTTCGCGGAAGGTCGCGTGCGCGTCGAGCGCAGGATCAACCTCCAGCTGCCGGGCATCTCGGTGCGCAATTTCGCGGTCGAACTCGGGATGGTGGACGGCAAGTTCGTGCTGCGGCCGAGCGTTTCGGTGTTGGCGAAGCCGCCCGCGCTGCCGATGAGCGCGAGCCTGGACGAGGTGGGTATCGGCATTCCGATCCTCCTGCCCGACCGGATCGGCATCGGAACCGACATCCTGGCTGACCTCCCGGCCGGCATGGGCGTCGACATGTTGCTCGGACCGGTATCCGGCGGCGGCTTCTTCAAGAAGCGCGGCCCGGACGCCTATGCGGGCGGACTCGACGTCACTCTCGGCGTACTGCATGTGACGGCCTTCGGGTTGCTGCAACTACCGGGAAACAACAACAATCCGCCGCTGTCGTTGCTCGTCCTGCTGGGCGCCGAATTCCCTTACCCTGGTATCCAGTTGGGTTTCGGCTTCGCGATCGACGCGGTCGGCGGACTGGTCGGCATCAACCGACGCGCCGACACCGATCATCTGCGCGGACTGGTCAGCGAGGGCAATGCCGATCGAATCCTCTTCCCCGGCAATGCGATTGCCCGAGCAGACGAGATCGTCGGCTCGCTGGAATCCTGCTTCCCGGTCGCTCCCGGGCGATTCATTGTCGGCCCGATGGTCCGGATCAATTGGGGCGGTCGCATGGTCAGCGTCGCCGTCGCGGTGATACTCGAACTGCCGGACCCGGGTCGGGCGCTGCTGCTCGGGCGAGCGCTGATCGCGCTGCCGGATCCGGCGGTGCCGCTGATCCGTTTGCAGGCCGGCGTGTACGGCAAGATCGTCCCCGCGGTTCCGGAGGTCGAGATCCAGGTCTCGCTCGCCGGGTCCTGGATCGTCGGGATTCCGGTGACCGGTGACATCTATCTGCTGTTCCGCGGCGGCGACAACGCGGTATTCGTCTTGTCCGCGGGCGGTTTCCACCCCAAATACACCCGCCCACCCGGCGTCCCGCAGCTGGCTCGGCTGTCGATGGACCTCGGCGGCGGCGTGCTGGGGCTCCGCGCGGAGTCCTACCTGGCCCTGACGTCCAACTCGCTGCAGTTCGGCGCGCAACTCCACCTCGACGCGACGGTCGCCGAGTGTGGGCTGGAGGGCTGGCTCGGCCTCGACGCGCTGTTCGTGTGGGAGCCGACCCTGGCATTCCAGGCGCATGTCTACGCGGGTGTCGCGGTCCTCGCGTTCGGTGAGCGACTGGCCGGCATCGGGTTGGACTTCACGCTGGAGGGCCCGGCGCCGTGGCATGCCTACGGCAAGGGCAGCATCGAGGTGCTGTTCTGGGAGGTGTCGCTCGATTTCGATGTCCGGTGGGGCGATCCGGCGCCGCTCGCGCAATCGACCGAGGACATCTTCGACCATGTCGCCAAGGCGGTCGGCCAACGGGACGCGTGGGCGGTGGAGCGGCGGGCCGCGCAACGCGCGGGCATCAAGTTCACCGAGACAGCGAAGCAGGACCTCGCGAAAGGGGTCGTCGCGCAGGCTGATTCGTCATTGCAGGTCAGTCAGTCGGTCGTGCCGCTCGGCATCGCGATCAATCGATTCCACCGACGCGGCGTGCCCACGCAGACCTGGCAGATCACCTCGGCTCATCTCGATCCCGAGATAGAGCTGCCGCGGACCATTCCCGTTCCCGAGCAGTTCGTGCCCGGCGAGTACTTCGCGATGAGCGATGACGAACAACTCGGCCGTGGCGCGTTCGAGCAGCACACCGGCGGTTTCGCGCTCTCGAACACCGCTGCTGTCAAGCCCGGGCCTGCGCATGTGATGGACGACAGATACGAGACCGGCTACAAGGTGGAACCCGGTTGGTTCCCCGCCCCGCCCGCACCACGAATCATCCTGCGCCTGCGCGGCAACTTCCTCGCGGAGACTTTCGCGCGCACGATCACCGCCGCCGAACGGGTGGACCGGTGGCGGCTCGCGCAGCGCCCGTTCGAGAATCTGGTTCCCAAGGTGGTGATGAACCGATGA
- a CDS encoding amino acid permease, producing the protein MTASDRQLQADTAPIDPAGSTASSGEGYSRGLNPRTIQMIAIGGAIGTGLFYGAGGAIEQAGPALILAYLAAGVAIFVIMRALGELLTYRPVSGSFAEYAHEFLGRFAGFVTGWTYWAVWVATCMAEITVAGKYVQYWFDIEPWITALVVLAVMFAANLISVRLFGEGEFWFSTIKVTAIIGMILIGIGVLIFGFGHAANPTVTNLWADGGVFPNGLGQSLLVLQIVLFAYVGVELVGVTAGEAREPRKTLRKAINTLPFRIGLFYVGALLVIMSVSSWRNFHAGRSPFVEVFEQIGIPGAAGIINFVLLTAALSSCNSGIYSTGRMLRTLSLHGEAPAALGKLSSRSVPFAGIAASAAAMVIGVIVNIVSPDKAFTYITSVSTIGIIFVWSMILVCHLIYRAKVARGELPASDYRLPAAPYTTVLALAFLGLVVVLLFCTESGRTAVVVGAVWAVLVCAGYVVLDRLGKRAVVPEPVE; encoded by the coding sequence ATGACAGCCTCTGACCGTCAGCTACAAGCGGACACGGCGCCCATCGATCCGGCCGGATCGACAGCATCGAGCGGGGAAGGCTACTCGCGGGGCCTGAATCCACGCACGATTCAGATGATCGCCATCGGCGGTGCAATCGGCACCGGCCTGTTCTACGGCGCCGGTGGCGCGATCGAACAAGCCGGTCCCGCCCTGATCCTGGCCTATCTCGCCGCCGGCGTCGCCATCTTCGTCATCATGCGGGCGCTCGGTGAGCTGCTCACCTATCGGCCCGTCTCGGGCAGCTTCGCGGAGTACGCGCACGAATTCCTCGGACGTTTCGCCGGGTTCGTCACCGGGTGGACCTACTGGGCGGTGTGGGTCGCCACCTGCATGGCCGAGATCACCGTCGCAGGCAAATACGTCCAGTACTGGTTCGATATCGAACCGTGGATCACCGCACTGGTGGTGCTCGCGGTCATGTTCGCCGCGAACCTCATCTCGGTACGGCTGTTCGGTGAGGGCGAGTTCTGGTTCTCCACCATCAAGGTCACCGCGATTATCGGCATGATCTTGATCGGCATCGGAGTGCTGATTTTCGGCTTCGGGCACGCGGCCAACCCGACGGTCACCAACCTGTGGGCCGACGGCGGGGTGTTCCCGAACGGTCTGGGGCAATCGTTGCTGGTCCTGCAGATCGTGCTGTTCGCCTATGTGGGTGTGGAATTGGTCGGCGTCACCGCCGGTGAGGCGCGCGAGCCGCGCAAGACCCTGCGCAAAGCGATCAACACGCTGCCGTTCCGTATCGGCCTGTTCTACGTCGGCGCGCTGCTGGTGATCATGTCGGTGTCGAGCTGGCGCAACTTCCACGCGGGGCGCAGCCCGTTCGTCGAGGTGTTCGAGCAGATCGGCATCCCCGGCGCGGCGGGCATCATCAACTTCGTGCTGCTGACCGCGGCACTGTCCTCGTGTAACTCGGGCATCTATTCGACCGGCCGCATGCTGCGCACCCTGTCGCTGCACGGAGAAGCACCGGCCGCGCTCGGCAAGCTCAGTTCGCGCTCGGTGCCGTTCGCGGGCATCGCCGCCTCGGCCGCGGCGATGGTCATCGGCGTGATCGTCAACATCGTCTCGCCGGACAAAGCCTTCACCTATATCACCTCGGTCAGCACCATCGGCATCATCTTCGTCTGGAGCATGATCTTGGTCTGCCACCTGATCTACCGCGCCAAGGTGGCGCGCGGCGAGCTGCCCGCCAGTGACTACCGGCTACCCGCCGCGCCCTACACGACGGTGCTCGCGCTCGCGTTCCTCGGACTCGTGGTCGTGCTGCTGTTCTGCACCGAAAGCGGTCGCACCGCGGTCGTCGTAGGTGCAGTCTGGGCGGTGCTGGTGTGCGCGGGATACGTGGTGCTGGACAGGCTCGGAAAGCGCGCCGTCGTACCCGAACCCGTCGAGTAA
- a CDS encoding endonuclease/exonuclease/phosphatase family protein, with product MTTVATWNVLHRVHAENWGAEVIDRWPDETARIAAVTALVAARDEHVIALQEVSGDQLASLRDALPNRAIHALRYPRVPVPRHGVSSLHDRGEYLVLLVDGAGQEVTAEPFENDPGNGTLAVRTAGLLVIATHVSGDRRSTWQLARLAELAAAAPGSAVVLLGDFNIDRAAVQSGLGPGFVIADLPPDSLPTRPRTSGPKSQFIDHIVVHDAVVGDAAVDDVDGLSDHNLVHAAVTV from the coding sequence ATGACTACCGTGGCCACCTGGAATGTTCTGCATCGCGTGCATGCGGAGAACTGGGGAGCCGAGGTCATCGACCGCTGGCCGGATGAGACCGCAAGGATTGCCGCGGTCACGGCGCTGGTGGCGGCACGGGACGAGCACGTCATCGCGTTACAAGAGGTCAGTGGGGATCAACTGGCGAGCTTGCGGGATGCATTGCCGAACAGGGCAATTCACGCTTTGCGGTATCCGCGGGTTCCGGTGCCGCGGCACGGCGTGAGTTCATTGCACGACCGTGGCGAGTATCTGGTGCTGCTGGTCGACGGCGCAGGCCAGGAGGTCACCGCAGAGCCGTTCGAGAACGATCCCGGCAATGGCACGCTGGCAGTCCGCACAGCCGGATTGCTGGTCATCGCCACCCACGTCAGCGGGGATCGGCGCAGCACCTGGCAACTGGCGCGCTTGGCCGAATTGGCCGCCGCCGCACCGGGGTCGGCAGTCGTGCTGCTCGGAGACTTCAATATCGACCGAGCCGCTGTGCAGTCGGGGCTCGGCCCCGGCTTCGTCATCGCGGACCTCCCGCCGGACTCCCTCCCGACCCGTCCGCGAACCTCGGGCCCGAAATCGCAGTTCATCGACCACATCGTGGTGCACGACGCCGTTGTAGGCGACGCGGCGGTCGACGACGTCGACGGTCTGTCGGACCACAACCTCGTACACGCCGCAGTCACTGTCTGA
- a CDS encoding MDR family MFS transporter, with protein MATETVESSVGFRSERGPILGALMLATALVALDSTIIATAVLTITSNLGGFNQFPWLFSIYLLAQAVTVPVYGKLADTVGRKPVILFGIAVFALGSLLCGLATSMLGLIVFRAVQGIGAGAIQPMTMTIAGDLYTLSERAKVQGYLASVWAMSSVLGPLLGGVFAEYVNWRWIFLVNLPLSALAAWMLLRSFAESTPRRKQRVDYLGAALLTVGAGALILGLLEGGQAWAWSAPASIAIFAGGALVLALFALVERRAENPILPLWIFTRRVIVASSLVSLLVGAILLGMTSYVPTFTQGVLGTGALVAGLTVGALTLGWPLAASQAGKVYLRIGFRFTALIGSTLATLGAASTLLIDENSTLIQVAASCFVIGIGMGLVATPTLIAAQTSAEWTERGVVTSTNMFARSIGSAVGVAVFGAIVNARIGDTDHPAPATLSSAVHLVFVTVAVMALVMVVASAMMPSRGTNPA; from the coding sequence GTGGCGACCGAGACAGTGGAGTCATCTGTCGGCTTCCGATCCGAGCGTGGCCCGATTCTCGGTGCGCTGATGCTGGCGACGGCGCTGGTCGCGCTGGATTCGACGATCATCGCCACCGCGGTGCTCACCATCACCAGCAACCTCGGTGGCTTCAACCAGTTCCCTTGGCTGTTCTCGATTTACCTACTCGCGCAAGCGGTTACGGTCCCCGTATACGGAAAACTAGCTGACACTGTCGGGCGGAAACCGGTGATCCTGTTCGGGATCGCGGTGTTCGCACTAGGTTCGCTGCTGTGCGGACTCGCGACGAGCATGCTCGGTCTGATCGTCTTCCGTGCCGTGCAGGGCATCGGTGCGGGAGCCATCCAGCCCATGACCATGACGATCGCCGGCGACCTGTACACGCTCTCCGAGCGGGCCAAGGTGCAGGGTTATCTGGCCAGCGTGTGGGCGATGTCGTCGGTCCTGGGCCCGCTGTTGGGCGGGGTGTTCGCCGAGTACGTCAACTGGCGCTGGATCTTCCTGGTCAACCTGCCGCTGTCGGCGCTGGCCGCGTGGATGCTGCTGCGCAGCTTCGCCGAGAGCACGCCGCGCCGCAAACAGCGCGTCGACTATCTCGGAGCCGCTCTGCTCACCGTCGGCGCGGGGGCGCTCATCCTCGGACTTCTCGAGGGCGGTCAGGCCTGGGCCTGGTCCGCACCGGCCAGCATCGCCATCTTCGCAGGCGGCGCGTTGGTGCTGGCGCTGTTCGCCCTTGTCGAGCGGCGTGCCGAGAACCCGATCCTGCCGCTGTGGATATTCACCCGACGGGTGATCGTTGCGAGCAGCCTGGTGTCCCTGCTGGTCGGCGCCATCCTGCTCGGAATGACCTCCTACGTGCCGACTTTCACCCAGGGCGTGCTCGGCACCGGCGCCCTCGTCGCCGGTCTGACGGTCGGCGCGCTGACCCTCGGCTGGCCACTGGCAGCATCGCAGGCCGGAAAGGTGTACCTGCGCATCGGCTTCCGCTTCACCGCATTGATCGGCAGCACCCTGGCCACCCTCGGCGCCGCGTCGACGCTGCTGATCGACGAGAACTCCACACTGATTCAGGTCGCGGCGTCGTGTTTCGTCATCGGCATCGGCATGGGCTTGGTCGCCACCCCCACCCTGATCGCGGCGCAGACCAGCGCAGAGTGGACCGAACGCGGCGTTGTCACCTCGACGAATATGTTCGCGCGGTCCATCGGCAGTGCGGTGGGCGTCGCGGTGTTCGGCGCGATCGTGAACGCTCGCATCGGCGACACCGACCACCCCGCCCCCGCGACGCTGTCCTCCGCCGTGCATCTGGTGTTCGTGACGGTCGCGGTGATGGCTCTGGTCATGGTGGTCGCGTCCGCGATGATGCCGAGCCGGGGCACGAACCCCGCGTAA
- a CDS encoding siderophore-interacting protein, giving the protein MARPRTTLTVQRTEQLTPHLIRVHFGGPGFAAFRPSEFSDSYVKFIFPRDGIDVLRTYTVRSVDAAAGELAVDFVYHGDEGIAGPWAATVQPGETIDAFGPGGAYSPRADADWHLLAGDEAALPAIATALEAMDPAARGRAFLEVSGPADELPLTAPDGIEVTWLHRGERATGELLAESVRNAPWDGGQVQVFIHGEAQSVMHDLRRYIRRERHVPAEWAASISGYWRRGRTEEGFRAWKADLAAQEQAEPARAIS; this is encoded by the coding sequence TTGGCCCGACCCCGCACCACACTGACCGTACAACGCACCGAACAACTGACGCCTCACCTCATCCGAGTTCATTTCGGCGGACCGGGCTTCGCCGCGTTCCGGCCGAGCGAATTCAGCGACTCCTACGTGAAGTTCATTTTCCCGCGCGACGGCATCGATGTACTGCGGACCTACACCGTCCGATCCGTCGACGCCGCCGCCGGCGAGCTCGCGGTGGACTTCGTCTATCACGGCGACGAGGGCATCGCAGGCCCGTGGGCGGCGACGGTCCAGCCCGGCGAGACCATCGACGCCTTCGGCCCTGGCGGCGCGTATTCGCCACGTGCGGATGCCGACTGGCACCTGCTCGCGGGCGATGAGGCGGCACTGCCCGCCATCGCCACCGCACTGGAAGCCATGGACCCCGCCGCGCGCGGCCGCGCGTTCCTCGAGGTGTCCGGACCAGCAGACGAGCTGCCGCTCACCGCGCCCGACGGCATCGAGGTCACCTGGCTGCATCGCGGCGAAAGGGCGACGGGCGAACTGCTCGCCGAGTCGGTCCGCAACGCGCCGTGGGACGGAGGACAGGTCCAGGTCTTCATCCACGGCGAGGCCCAATCCGTCATGCACGATCTGCGCCGCTACATCCGTCGCGAACGTCATGTGCCCGCCGAATGGGCGGCCTCGATCTCGGGCTACTGGCGGCGCGGCCGCACCGAGGAAGGCTTCCGCGCGTGGAAGGCCGACCTCGCCGCGCAGGAGCAGGCCGAACCGGCGCGCGCGATCAGCTGA
- a CDS encoding FAD-dependent oxidoreductase produces MVTIIGGGIAGTVLAGALARDGVSVTVYERRAAVEEGAFLVLDGRAHDTLGELGVSVANLHAVSHAVDGLAVHEAGGRDRTIPGDGRRMYFRSDLMRVLTDFARATPADIRYDCPVTDFDAGTVRIRGESLPIVGPLIAADGIDSMVRARLEPARPAIYAHQVVVYGVTDGPLTPPSEKSLLHFQIHRIGDGQPTDAFGHLWNDDTAAWFARITRPPIPFQDIGFHPVHEWADAVRAVAPDIPDLVDAMLDDTGTVHVSNARNVPLAGARPPRDDVILCGDADHAITPAAGVGARDAIQDAFALHHAISTGASLPAAMTARRNHIATERANAAQFRPSPPSTR; encoded by the coding sequence ATGGTCACGATCATCGGCGGCGGCATCGCCGGGACAGTGCTCGCCGGAGCCCTTGCGCGGGACGGGGTTTCGGTGACGGTGTACGAGCGGCGCGCAGCCGTCGAGGAGGGTGCGTTCCTCGTCCTCGACGGCCGCGCGCACGACACGCTCGGCGAGCTCGGGGTATCGGTCGCGAACCTGCATGCCGTGTCGCACGCGGTGGATGGACTCGCGGTGCACGAGGCGGGCGGCCGGGACCGGACCATTCCCGGCGACGGTCGCCGCATGTACTTCCGCTCGGACCTGATGCGGGTGCTCACCGATTTCGCCCGCGCGACCCCCGCGGACATTCGATACGACTGTCCGGTCACCGATTTCGACGCGGGCACGGTACGAATACGGGGTGAGTCGTTACCGATCGTTGGTCCGTTGATCGCCGCGGACGGAATCGACTCGATGGTCCGTGCGCGGCTGGAACCCGCCCGCCCCGCGATCTACGCCCATCAGGTGGTGGTCTACGGCGTCACCGACGGCCCGCTGACACCGCCGAGCGAGAAGTCGCTGCTGCACTTCCAGATCCACCGCATCGGCGACGGCCAGCCGACCGACGCCTTCGGGCATCTCTGGAACGACGACACCGCGGCCTGGTTCGCCCGCATCACCCGCCCGCCGATCCCCTTCCAGGACATCGGCTTCCACCCCGTCCACGAATGGGCCGACGCCGTCCGCGCCGTCGCACCCGACATCCCCGACCTGGTCGACGCGATGCTCGACGACACCGGTACCGTCCACGTCTCGAACGCCCGCAACGTCCCGCTGGCCGGTGCCCGTCCACCTCGCGACGACGTAATCCTCTGCGGCGACGCCGATCACGCCATCACCCCGGCGGCCGGCGTCGGCGCCCGCGACGCCATTCAAGACGCTTTCGCCCTCCACCATGCCATCTCCACCGGCGCATCACTACCCGCCGCCATGACCGCCCGCCGCAACCACATCGCCACCGAGCGCGCCAACGCCGCCCAATTCCGACCCAGCCCGCCGAGTACACGGTGA
- a CDS encoding transposase, protein MTSVAAAGRADLTDAQWARLEPLPPRGKAGRPPVWTKRQLIDGIRWRTRVGSPWRDVPSQYGS, encoded by the coding sequence GTGACCAGCGTAGCGGCGGCGGGGCGGGCGGATCTGACCGATGCCCAGTGGGCGCGGCTGGAGCCGTTGCCGCCTCGCGGCAAGGCGGGCCGTCCGCCGGTGTGGACAAAACGGCAGCTCATCGACGGGATCCGGTGGCGGACGCGGGTCGGAAGCCCGTGGCGTGATGTGCCATCACAGTACGGATCCTGA